Sequence from the Deltaproteobacteria bacterium genome:
CGCCCCACCCATGGAAAACGGAAAAAGGAGCGAATGGCTCCCGCGCACGATCTCAATGGTCTCGATCATATCGGCGGGAAGGGTGGTCCAGTCCATCTTGAAATACCCATTGCTCCCGTGAAGCCTCAAGGGCCTGCCGTCCATAAATATCTGGTAGCGTGACTGGTCCATACCACGGATATAGACCCCTTCATTTTGTGCCGGCGTCACGGAAGAAAAGAGGACATTGATTCCAAGCGCGTCACCCAATATGTCCTGCACATTTTCCACCTTGCCGGCCTTTTGGTACTCATCCACATTTATGACGGTTACTTCCGGCGTCACCACCATGGATTCATCCTTCAATGGATGATCCCGGACAATGACCTTGTCAAGCCGATAGACTTTTTCGCCCTTCTCTGAATCCGTCTCCTGTGCGGAACTGAATGCCGTGACGGATAAGAGAAAGAGGATACCCATCAAGCCGGCAAGGCCGAACCTCAAAAACTTCATTGTCGCTCTCCTTTCTATACCGAGAAAAAATTGTCTGATCTGTTTTTCTCAGAGATTGGTCTCGGGGCGGGCAGCCGCCATATTTGAGGAGATGGCCTTGACGGCGGGAATGATTCGGAAGTATAAATGCCTGCGAAGCATTCCCTCCACCCGAGGGGGCTTCACGGGGAAGGCAGCTTGCTGCTTTTGCCGGTCGCGGCTGCCTTCCCCACCCTTTCCTGTCTCTGTTTTTCAATTGCCGTTTTTTTATCATCTCCTCGCTCACCTTGATTCGCACAAAAAAAGCCACGAGGACATCTCATCCGTTCTCGGATGACAGCCTTCGTGGCCGGAATTGCGTTCTTTGGTTCTAGATTGACTCCGGGCAGCTTCTACTGCCCTGTTTCAAGTTGTTTGTGTTTATTTAGGTAGAGGATTTTGTCACAACTGTCAACATCAAATAGCCCCCTATCCTTTTTACTTCCCTATCAGGTTGCGATAATCATTGAAAGGCCCTCCAGCAAAACAGACCGACCAACGCCGAATCGCCCATCCAGAAGTGATCGCCTCGGTGAACGAACTTTTTCCCGATCTCATCCCGCTCCCAGGTATCCGCTCGACGGCCTCTATTTGCGGACCAATGCTCCAAGGCTTCGTCCTGGCTGTTGTAGGCAAAAGCGCTTCCCACCTGCTCGACCCTGGCATATTCCATGTAGTAATTGCCGGATCGCACGGGAAGCCTTATCTCAGGGGAGAAAAACTCGGTGACGATCACCACCCGTTTTGGCCTTGCAGCAAATACTTTCGCCAGGGCAGGGACAAAACCTATCTGGGTGAGATGAAGGCTGTTGCAAGCCAAAACGAGGTCGTAGCCCCCCAAGGCTTTGCACGGAACCGCCTCCCATCTTCTCCTGTCAATATGCATGCCATGAGGGCGGTCTTTTTCGGCTTTTCTTCTCAGCAGATGCCTCATGGCCTTTTCCATGATTAACTCTGATTCGATAAGCAAGCCGGCAGACCGGCCAAACCGGCAAAGCCCACCCCCCTTCGCTCTAAGGAGCTCCCGCCTTCGCTGAAGCTACGGCGCGGCAAGACGGAGCGGTTCGCCTTCCGGCGAAGGCGAAAAAAAAGCCACGAATCCCACCTTCAGGTGGACAGCCTTCGTGGCCTACACGTTATGTCTATGGGTCTGGTTTTGGGGACCCTTCAGGGGTCCATTAAGACTTTGGTATGCAGCAAGTAATGTGCCAACCTAAGTTATAATCGATATGTGCTATCTTCTTAAAGGGTTAAGATGTGAAGAGGAAAAAACGCTAGGCAAAACTTTTCATAAAAAACATCCCAGTAAGAAAACAAATGCCCATTTTTGGCATCTTTTTAACCATATTGTTTCCAGTCGGCGCCATGCTGCCGTTCGCCGGTTTAATCCGCCGGAGGCGGACAAGGGGTTAATTCCCCGCCGCTTGCGGCGTCACAATGTTTTTGTAGATACCCCGTTGCTCTGCGGCGGGGTAGTTCATTAGAAACTAGGTGAGTTCAAAGACGATGGTGATTTCCAGGGGAATCTCCCCTTCAAAAAAACGTCGCGGGGGTTTGGAAAAGGGGACTGCGGCCTGCACGGCCTGCACGGCAGCCGCATCGAGGTCCTTGTTTCTCGAACGTTTTGTCACTTCTACTTCCCGCACGCCTCCTTCGGGCGTGATGATAAAACGTATGGTCACACGACCCTCAATGTATCTCACCCTGGCCAAGTCGGGATATTTCTTGTGTCTCTCTATCTTGAGCCTTACCATCTCGAGATAATTCCGGGCGGTCAGAAAACCTCCTCCGGTCTCCTCTAACAGTGCACCGGAGCTCCAATCAGCAACTTGAAGGCCCGGCGTGTCCGGTATGGCCGCAATGCCGATGGCTTCCATCAGACTTTCCGAAAAATTCTCTTCAGGCGGTTCCATTTTAATGGGTTTCAAGCGCGGTATCTGCCGCTGCGTCACGTTGAGTCTTTTGAATTCTTGAACCTGAGGCGCCTTGGGCCTGTAACGGGGCCTTGGGATATCCCTTGCCGCCGGCTTGGATATATCGTGCATGGTCAGTTCGATGTAGGTCAAGACGTTGGAGTTGTAGAGGCCCGCGACATGCAGGAAGATAATCGCGTGAATAGCCAGAGAAACGGCGATAAGACCGCAAAAGAGCCAATTTGGTTTGCTATTTTTTGTAGTCATTGGCCACAGACCCACACAGACGCACACGGACAAATCGGTCGCCGATGCGTCCACCGATTCATGTCAGGCCTTCCGGCCATATTCATGAGTTCCTTACGCCCTCCGTTACGAGGTAATCTCCCTAAAAACATGTCGAATTCCTTGACGATGATTTGAATTCCAGAAGCGGTAGCTCTTTCTGTGCGGGTCCGTGACTAAAAATCTTTTTCCGTTGCCAGGCACAGCCTTCCGGCCCCGGCGGCCTTGGCAATGTCCATGACCTTGACCGCCTTGTTCAGAATCACTTCCCGGTCCGCCCGAACCACGACCAGTTCATCTTGCCTGGAAGCGATCTTGTCCTTGATGCGATCAAAGAGCCTGGCTGGAGGAACCTCCTCGGCGCCGAGAAACGCTCGGCCTTGTCGGTCTACGTAGACCGTAATGACTTCCTCGGTCTGAGGCGCCGCGGCCTTGGCCTGAGGCAACTTGATCTTGATCCCTTCGTCTACTATGAAGTTGGTGGTAAGTAAAAAATAGATCAAAAGCAGAAAGACGATATCAATCAGCGATGTCAAAGGTACCTGGACCTGAAGGCGTTTTCTTCGTCTGGGATGGACAAGCATATAAACCCCCTTGAGCCGTCAATGTTTATGGGCATGGGTATGAGGATGCGTATGGGGCTCTCCGGTGTGGCCGTGTATCCGATTACCTACGGTTTTCAAGAACACCACAGTGCCGTCCTGAAGCTGGGTCTCGTATCGGTCCACACGAGATAACAAATAACTGTGCGCCACCATGGTGGGCAGGGCCACGGCAAGGCCCATGGCCGTGGTGAGCATGGCCTCCCATATGCCTCCGGCAAGGACTGCCGCATTCACTTTACCGCCCATCTCCTGGATGACCATGAAGGCCTTGATCATGCCCAACACGGTCCCCAGCAAACCGAGAAGCGGGGCGATATTCCCAATGGTTGCCAGGGCTTGGAGGTAGCGGGAAAGTTCCCGCGTTTCCTCTTCAGTGGCATGCACAATGACCGTTTCCAAGGTCTCCCGGTCCTGGTCTTTCACCTCTATGGCATGGGAAAGGACGCGCCCCATAGG
This genomic interval carries:
- a CDS encoding biopolymer transporter ExbD, with product MLVHPRRRKRLQVQVPLTSLIDIVFLLLIYFLLTTNFIVDEGIKIKLPQAKAAAPQTEEVITVYVDRQGRAFLGAEEVPPARLFDRIKDKIASRQDELVVVRADREVILNKAVKVMDIAKAAGAGRLCLATEKDF
- a CDS encoding MotA/TolQ/ExbB proton channel family protein, giving the protein MFDFLAKGGVLVAPILFCSVIALAIFLERLIRLSRVKIRGYGLIETVARHLKHGEDQKAYDLASADDSPMGRVLSHAIEVKDQDRETLETVIVHATEEETRELSRYLQALATIGNIAPLLGLLGTVLGMIKAFMVIQEMGGKVNAAVLAGGIWEAMLTTAMGLAVALPTMVAHSYLLSRVDRYETQLQDGTVVFLKTVGNRIHGHTGEPHTHPHTHAHKH
- a CDS encoding energy transducer TonB produces the protein MTTKNSKPNWLFCGLIAVSLAIHAIIFLHVAGLYNSNVLTYIELTMHDISKPAARDIPRPRYRPKAPQVQEFKRLNVTQRQIPRLKPIKMEPPEENFSESLMEAIGIAAIPDTPGLQVADWSSGALLEETGGGFLTARNYLEMVRLKIERHKKYPDLARVRYIEGRVTIRFIITPEGGVREVEVTKRSRNKDLDAAAVQAVQAAVPFSKPPRRFFEGEIPLEITIVFELT